In Methanocella paludicola SANAE, the sequence TTCGCCTCTTCTACCAGGTCCCTGCCGCCGCAGGCGGCAAGCTTTTCGGCCAGCCTCAGCGCGTGGCGCTCATGATCTTTAACCGGTATGGTCTCCCTCACCCGGGCCTGTCTCCTGCCGTCCAGGGAGAGCACCTCGCATACCACGTCCAGGCCGTCGCCCTCGAGCCTGGCGTACGCGCCCATGGGCGCCACGCATCCCCCGTCCAGCGCCGAGGCGATGGCCCGCTCCACGCCCGTCTCCAGCCAGGTATCATGGTCGTTCAGCGCGCTGACTGCGTCGAACTCCGGGGTGCCGGGCCTCGCCACGATGGCGATGACCCCCTGGTTAGCCGAGGGCACGAAATCGTAAGGGTCCAGCCGCTCTTTAATGATGTCCATGCCCAGCCTTATTAAGCCTGCCTCCGCCAGCAGGATGGCGTCGTACTCCCCCTCCCCGAGCTTCCTCAGCCGGGTGTCCACGTTCCCCCGGATGTTGTTCGTTCGCAGATGCGGGTAATGTTTCTTGATGAGCGCCGCCCGGCGGGTGCTCGACGTGCCCACCACGGCGCCCTCCTCAAGCTCTGAAAGCTTCTTCCCTTCCCGCGTCACGGCCACGTCCAGGGCGGATTCCCGCTTCAGGACGGCGGCGGTCGCAAGCCCCTCGGGGCGCTTCGTGGGAACGTCCTTGAGGCTGTGC encodes:
- the hemC gene encoding hydroxymethylbilane synthase, with product MRVGTRGSRLAMAQARKVCGLLSERGVEASPAIIKTSGDVHTSEPLHAMKGVGAFVREIDDRLLAGEVDIAVHSLKDVPTKRPEGLATAAVLKRESALDVAVTREGKKLSELEEGAVVGTSSTRRAALIKKHYPHLRTNNIRGNVDTRLRKLGEGEYDAILLAEAGLIRLGMDIIKERLDPYDFVPSANQGVIAIVARPGTPEFDAVSALNDHDTWLETGVERAIASALDGGCVAPMGAYARLEGDGLDVVCEVLSLDGRRQARVRETIPVKDHERHALRLAEKLAACGGRDLVEEAKRELRR